The genomic DNA TGCTGTTAAAGTAGGATACAAGATCCATTCCCTGGAATAAGCCATggagatgtttttgttttttagggttttttccccaaggcaaatggggttaagtggcttgcccaaggtcacatggccggatttgaactcaggtactcctgacttcagggccagtgctctatccactgtaccacccatcCACCCCCATGGAGATGTTTTTGAGCTGACTGTGAACTTTTCTCCAGCAGGTGTCCAGATGGTCCCCATCAGCTGGTGTGAGATGCAGTGCCCCAGGACACACACCAAAGAATTCCGCAAAGTAGCAAGAGTCCAGCCTGAGTTCCTGCAGACATAGGTAGCTCCATTCTTTCCCCATATTGGGGGACTACTCTCTTTCCTGCTGTTCACATATGATCAAAAGTCTTTGGGCTAACCAGAAAACACACTGGGAAAGAAATACCGGAAGCTTCACTCCATACAAAGGACTATGCCTATGACCTTTCATCACAGATCCCACAGATGaactttctttccccctttgAGGTGCCAGCAAAAAGTTATCTGATGTTGGAAGTAGCCAACAAAGTGATTTCCTGTTCTTTTTCTACTCCTTTGATAGTGCTGTAAATGTGGTTTGTTTTCCTTCAGACAAATAAAGCATTTTTACTAAAGGATCTTTTTGATCCCTGGAGTCCCAGAAGGCTTTGAATATCTAATTGAATTTAGATTGATCTGGTAGAAAATAAGTCATTAAAAGATTGTgagtggagcagctaggtaacgcagtagatggagcacctgccctggagtcaggaggacttaagttcaaatctggcctcagacatgtaataattgcctagctgtgtgaccttgggcaagccacttaactccattgccttacaaaaagcaaaaaaaaaaattatgagatagTGTTAACAAATGACTTAATGGTGGAATTGGACTGCCTTATGGAGAGGCATCATCATATCACTGGAACTGGCTACAGTCCATCCTTCATCTAGCTTTCAAAgcaatcttcctaaagcacaggtctgaccatgtcacctctCTATAGAAAAAACTCAAGTGACTCCCTTGGAATCATCTGCAGATCATATATAAATCCTTTTGGATGTTTGGTACCtttaaagctttttcttgcctctcttCCATCCTCAACCTCCAAAACCCTTCTAGTCTTATTAATTTAGACCCCTCAAATACTCTTAAGTCCAATGAAGTTGGCTTTTTTGTCTATTTCTCCAGCAAGGTACATCCCAACTCCATGCTTTTTCCCTGGTTATTCCCACATGCCTGAAACACTGTTTCCTTctatctcctcccttcccccaggtCCCAGTTCCTGATTTCCAATGGCCTACCTGTTATTTCAGATTTATCCTGGGTATGCTATTTGTACAAAGTACATTTGTTTGCATGGAATCTTCCCCAAGGCAGCAATTAAAtcgatataggttatacatgtacagttatGTTCAACATTTCTGtgttgtcatgttgtgaaaggattAGAACAAAAGGATAAAAGCTACCAAAAGTTTAACAAAGTAAAAATGCTGATCTACATTCAGACCAATCCTCTGCATGTagattgcatttttaaaaaatgtttacaaggcagtggggttaagtgacttaaccaaggtcacacagctaggcaattaggtatctgagaccaaatttgaactcaagtcctcctgactccagggctggtgctccatctactgtgccaactagctgctctgcatttctttttaatcataagtcttttggaattgtcttcgATCAAGgtttgctgagaagagctgagtctatcatagttgatcattacacaatgttgctgttactgtgtacaatgttctcctggttctgctcactctactcagcatcaatttatttaagtccaagtttttctgaaatcttcccgCTTATGATTTCAGCAAAACAGCAGTACATTTTagaacacaatttgttcagccattcccccaattcataagcatcccctcaatttccaattctttgccatcaccaaaagagctgctttaaGTATTTGAGAACatgtagggtttttttcccccttttaatgatctctctgggatatagacctaaaagcagttgctggatcaaagggtattagaattttattgccctttaggtggttccaaattgctctctagaatgttGGATCAATTACCCACTTTTCCCCCTCcaatatttaacatttccttttctgtcattagACAATCTGGTTGgcatgaggtagtacctcaagagttgttttaatttgcatttctctaaccaatgagttaaagcattttaaaaactgattatagatttaattttttcaactgaaaactgttcatatctttgaccatttatcagtctgagaatgacttgtatttttaccaatttgactcagttctttatatatttgagaaatgaggtctttatcagaaacactggtcataaaaattgtttcctagctttcaaAAGAATCACTGTTTAATCTTGATAAATGGACAGTCATCCAGCTCTTGTTGGCAAACCCAGAGAATGGGCAGACATCCCATTCTCTTTTAGGAGAGAAACTTTTCTCTTAGTTTGAGACTCCAGCTGGGTCCACTTCCACCCTTTATTTACTATTTGCCACTTCCAAAATAGAGTAgttaaaataaattctagaatgTAAGCAGGCAGTTGACCAAGATGAGTCAGGTGTTCAATTTGACAAGGCCTAACATTGGAGTAGTTTTGTAATTATAGGGGAACCCTTAGACTACAAGCACAGTGGTCCGAGAGACCCCATAAGTATTTATGAAGTGACTACTGTCTGCCTGGCACTGTGCAAACCCTGGAGAGACAAAGGGACAAGACAGGTCTGTTCTTGAGGGGTTTATAATTTAATGGGGAAgaacggctaggtggtgcagtggatagagcactggccctggagtcaggagtacctgagttcaactctgacctcagacaataataattacctagctgtgtagccttgggcaagtcacttaactccactgcccaGCCAAAAACCAAATCTTTAAGGGAAAGCTAAGGAGATTTCCAGTTCCAGAAACTGTCGGTCATAATCTGCCATAAAATGAAGCCTGGAATGATGAAAAGATTAATTCATGCTACTCCTGCTTTCCTGGAAGAAGAAATATTACATAGCACACAGAAGTATTGCACATCACTCCTTTATTATAGTGAAcaacaaaaaggggaaaggggaagaggttAGTACAGTTAATGTTAAAACTAATGAAGACCCAGGTGGCTGGACATGAGGTGAAAGGCAATGGGACACTGAGACATATTTCAACATAATCTAGGGGCATTTCACTTCCACAGAACAGAGCAGGGGTTACAAAATACACAGTGGAATGTATTTCTTTACCCCTTAGAAATCCAGGAACTCTCCTCTGATGCTGCTTGAGATGTCTGATGATGACCAAGTGGACAGTTTAATTTCAAAGGTCACTAATAACTAGTCCGAAAAGGGCCTTTTGTGAAAGCAAATGCATCAAGTAAACATTAAGACATGATCAACCTTCCGAGATTAAATTTTCTTGAATTAGGGAGGGTAAACAAGACTTTAATGATTCATTAAATAACCACCTGGGTTATAGGCAGCTTCCTACAACAGCCCAAGAGGGCTGCCCTACTGGCACAATTGGCTCATAGGAATAACTGTTAACAATTGCTTCTTTAACTCCCCACATTGGTCATTTCTTACTAGGTCCCCATCCCTAACCAGGTCCTTAATGAGCCAAACGACCCAGGAGGCATTTTGACTAAAGTGGTTGAAGGGAGGGGCAACAGGAGAGAAAGAATTGGTCTGAAATAGGGaggcagaaaatgaaaaaaggaaccATTGGTCCCCCACCTGCAGCTACGTGTTGTGATCCCTAAAGCGATGGTCAGTGTGTGGAACAGGCAGGGGAGAGACGAGTGGTGGAGAGAGTGAGAAGGGAAGGACCTGGCTACTGCTGTACTGACAGCCTACTTTCACTTCTTGGCCTTGCCCTGGGCTGCCACAGCCTCCATGGCTTTGCGAACAGTCTCTTCATCTCCAAGGAACTGCATCGGTTTGATGGGTTTCAGATTCTTGTCTAACTCATACACGATGGGAATACCAGTGGGCAGATTCAGCTCCATGATTGCTTCTTCAGACAGACCTAAAAAATGCCCCCATACAAGCTTAGGTTCAAAGGAATCTTAACAAGTCATTCAATCCAACCCCTCTTGTTTTGCAAAGGAAGCAGACCCATTTCAATGCAAGAATTTCCTCAAAAACCTAAGTGATCCCACCATTAACTCCATTTCTTGGTTGCAGGCATTCTGACTGACCCCCatatctggaatgttctccttcagCTCTAGTGATTtgcctgatttccttcaagtccttGACTTTCCTAactttcttaattctttcctATTTAGCTTATATATAGCTCATTTGTGTATTGTATCAGCCTTAGATTGTaaacttgagagcagggactatcttttgcctctttttgtatccccaggacctAATCCTTGTTTTCATGTCATCTCCTCAATGAAGAAAGATAGTAAAGATGTCCTTAGTTATTAGTCCTCCTCCCTCTTTAATATCCCTTCTAATCTCTGCCCCCACCTCACACTCCAATAGAATTCAAGAGTTCTTCGAGAACAACTCTTCTCTGGGCCTAGCACACCAATGACTCAATCCACAAGTAGCATTTATTTAACAGCTACTACAAACTACAATTCTGGGCTAAATCAGGGGAATATAAGtacgagagagagagacagtctcTAACTGAACCCAAACACTGGTATAGCTAGACAAATTAAGACAGGAATCAGGGAAAAAAGGAACCAGCATGTGGGCTAGGGCCTGGGAAAGACTATGTGTAAAATATGGTGCTTGAGGTACTTAGAGACAGGGAAGTCCATCAGTCAGCAAGTGTCTGTTAAATGTTGACTGTGTATGGAGCTACACTACATGCTGGATGGACAAGGACAATCAGGGAATTCCCTCTATTGTAATGAGAATCAACAAGCAAACACCAGATATACACACAGGAGGATATACACACAAGTATATCAAAACAAGTTGGAAAGTTAGATGGGGAAAGAAGAGACTAGGAGGAAGAGGACATCAGGAACAGAAGTTGGCCAGTAAGGCAGCTGAAAATGCAGGAAGGCTAAGAAGGTAAACAAAGTCAGAAGAAAAGAGCCACAACTAGGGCACCTGGGTCTTTATAAGACAAAAACAGAGGAGCTGGAGTTTGAAGAGAATAACAATGGGTCAGTCAATCTGAAGGAAAACCActgaaccctctcattttacaaatgaaggacaaagacccagagaactgaaatgacttacccatgacTGTAGCTGAGATTTAAATTCAGTATTCCATAGCAAATCTAGTCCTTTGTTGTTCTGAAAgttcttttggcttttttttttaaaaactgttaaaaGACTGGGATATATCTCTTTTAGGCTACTAACCTTCATCTCTCTTCctttagaggtttcatttaactTGGGCCCTTGTCTACTAGTCCTTGTGTTAGCCAAGTTCCTCCTTAACAAGTTATATCATCTCTCCAACCTGCACCCAGAACTCAAATCCCAATATTGCAAATCTACATACTCTCAAGATGCTTGACAATCCCTCGAAGACTATTGCCATGAGCTGCAATCAGAACCCGTTTTCCTTCCTTGATCTGAGGGACGATTTCCTCATTCCAGAAGGGTAGAGCCCGAGCAATGGTGTCTTTCAAGCTCTCACAGGAGGGCAGCTGATCCTCAGTAAGATCTGCATATCGACGGTCCTGGAAACATACATTAATTTCTCACTGAAAGGTCAAAAAACTCAAATGATTCCAAGACTGTTTAACTTCAAAGAGCTATCATTGAAACTGATTTCCAAATGTCACTTAAGTGTTTAAGAAAAGAactgcctaaaataaataaatgaatgaataaatgaatgaataaagagtggggtggctaagtggcgtagcgccagccttgggagtcaggagtacctgggttcaaatccggtctcagatacttaataatgacctagccacttaaaccccatttgccttgcaaaaacctaaaaaaataaaataaaaaataagatctgGGACTCATAGGAAGAAGTGAAGTAAAGCCAAAAAGGagtcaattttttcatttctttaattctcaTGCCTAATCCTCCTTTTCTCAACCCCAGACTGCAAAAtccatatatttaaaatttattagcaGGCAAAGGGAATCTTTGAggttcctaaaaaaaaaaaaaaaaaaaaaaaaaaaaaaatcaacccattCCTTCTAGGTTTCCAGCCTAGGCCCACATGAGGCTAATAATTCTCTTCTAGCCTCTTTGTTACCAACCTGCATAAAAGCATTTGGTTTTCTGTTGAATTTTCTCAAAGTACTACATTAAATTCCAGACTGTTGGGAAAGAGGTATTAATTCTTCTGAGATTAACTGACTGCTACAAACTCAGTCTTTGAAAGCTAAGAGTATCACTTTAAAATGCTTCAGGCAACTATTTCATCTGATATAAGCCAATGAAAATAAATGTCCATATTATTTGCAGAGTGCATTCTGTGAAGGAAATTCCCATAAAACATAGTAATCTAGAATAAAACCTCAGTTAAGGCTGATGCCTGGTCCCAAGGTAACAGATGTGtttaaaattggagaaaataataggACAGGAAACAGGAATTAATTGTTACTTCTTATAATGCTAGTTCTAAAAAAGGATGAGTCACAGCTAagcaaaaagatattaaaaagaaaggCCAAGTTCAGTTAAAGAATAATCCAGGCCAGCCAAGAGATTTGACTGTTTTGGTCACTTCTAAACACAAGTGGAGCATAAATGCTAATACTCCACTACAACAGAAAATATCCCCATTAGTTTTCATTTATCCAGACCAATATGAAAAAAAACGCCTGGACTTTTCAAGTTGTATGTTCTGGTCAATGTGATTCAGCTAAATAAACAGAAATcacaaaatcaataaatcaacaaagaGGACATTGtctatttttctaattccaaGTCCCACATTCTGGTCACCTGACTTGTCCTCATCTAGTCTGTAGTAGAGCAAACCTAAGTGGCTCCCTACCTTGCTGATGTTGCTGTAGAAGGGGTGGTCAGGCTCCATTGGAGGTGGAGGGATGTCGAAGGACCGCCGCCAGATCTTCACCTGGGCCTCACCATGCTTAGCCGCTGTCTCTGCTTTGTTGAGGCCTGTCAGACCCCCATAGTGCCGCTCATTGAGGCGCCAAGTCCTCACAACCGGCAACCACATCTGGTCAATGGCATCTAGTATTGTCCAAAGGGTACGAATTGCTCTCTTCTGGACAGAGGTGAAGCAGATATCAAATTCATAACCAGCATCTGGAAGAGTCCCAAGTGAAAAGCTGATCACAAAGAGTGCCCTTAAAGCCCCTATGCTTTGTTCCAGAGATCACTGAATTACGCATAAATGGCAAAGACTTCCATATCCCCAACACTCACTCACTGCAAAGGGTAGAGGGCTATGGACACAGTACATATTTAATCTATTGATATCACACATAGCATCAATATCCCAAAGTTGTCCCTTATATGGAAAGGGTAATGGACTTGGGAGTCCCAATTCCAGTCCTGACATTTACCAGCTTTGTGATTACAGGGAAGACCCTCTATTTCCatctataaattaataatatttgcTCTACCTAAATAGTGAGATTATTGTGAAGAAAGTAATTTTTGGACATGGTGTGCCAAATAATCAAGTTATTATCAATCATATGAAGCTAATTCTCCCCAATACAATCCATTTTTTACTAGTAAAAAGGTTtgaccttttccttcctctccttcccaaataaaataaattctctcaCTAGTGGTTGCTAACCAGTCTTTCAGTAGACAAAGGGAAGAATAGAAAATGTAAAGTTGCAAGACACTTTAAGAATTATATAAAACTATCCTGGATGTTGCCTCACACCGGAGTTGgtaataaatataatttcctgCCAGTGAATTAACTGAGGGTAGAACcaataaaaactagaaataaaggggaaagtGAGTCACCATTGAGCCCCTCCCTTCCAGTGAAAGGGGAACATATAAAAGTAACTTTGGACaaattcttttccaattctacaCCTTCAACTTCTCTACCACGAAAAAGGTAGCCCAGTCTCTGGTTCTTACCAGAATGACTCAGTATTTCATAATCAAAGCTACTGGTTTCCTTTacccagttatttttttttttagggttttttttttgcaaggcaatggggttaagtggcttgcccaaggccatacagctaagtaattattaagtgtctgaggcctgatttgaactcaagtactcctgacttcagggctggtgctctatccactgcaccacctagccacccaccccTACCTAGTTATTTTTACTAGGAACAGAAAATCGGAAGGTGAAAGCTAGGGTAAGGAATAGCCCCCAAGAAGCAAACAGGTTACCCAAGAGGTACTCTGAAAAGAATCTATACAAAGCCATTTTCCTTCCCAACAAATTCCCCATCATACAAAATACAGCTAAAGTGAAGATCTCACTGAGGAGTAGTCTTAAAGAACAATAAGCTAGACTTTCATTCATTCCATTCTCTAACTTTCTAAGGATAGATAACTTGGCTGGCtggctggttggttggttgaaaGAAGACTTTGCATTCTGGGTGGAACCCACAGCTCTTGATGGCCCCACCCTCATTATGAAAATGAGGAATCTACAATCTGTTCCATTCTGTCTAAGACATTCAAGACTAATGATGAATCATAGCAATACTGTTCTCTCTGCCAAAGCTAAAGAACATGGTGCCAACCTCACCAGTACCTGGGATTTCTTACTGTTACAGCAAACCCTTGGACCTCTCCCATTTGCTTAATGATGGGAAAGTCATATGAGACCCATCCTAATGCATACTTCAAAAGCAGGattatttcccaaatttttccaGAGCTCTAGTTCTTTTCAAAAGGTCCAGTTCAAAAGAACTAAGAGATCAAAGAGCCAAAGATTGGTCCAAATACTCCATCTGTCAATAACCCTTTTGAATGGTACCCTTCTCAGATGGAGAAAGAAGTGACCCTGAtataaggacaaacatcaatggATGCACAGAGGTGCTCACTGGCAGTCTTGTCCAGGAGTTACATTCATCagactgtaaactctttgagaacaggggCTATTTTTTGCCCCTTTTTTTGGACCCTTGCTTTGGATTCCTGAGCCATAAGAACATGGTAGTATCCCAAAGTCACACACTAGGAGTCTTCTGGAAGGAGAAAAAACCCATATAAGCAAAGAGAATCCAGTCACGTCCACCCACTATCCTTGACAAAAGCTTCTTCCTAACACCCGCCCCCCCTTCTCCCTCAGATAATGGAAGTCAGGCAGCAACTACTGCTGCTGCTGACAGCCTGGGTCACCTTCCTTGACCTAGGACTACTTTTCAACAAAGAGCTTGTACTGAGGAGTAGGGATTCTACTAGACTGGACTTGGGTTCTCTAGTCCCACTTGTATCAGGAAAtatctatgaccttgggcactgCTACCTCCTTTCTCTGGACCTGTTTCCTCACAAGCAAAATAAAGTGAATTAGATCACACTAATCAGAAATCTCCTAGGGCTGAAGGTATGGTACCTTTTATCCTTTTCACAAACCTCCATGGCCCCCTCAAAATTTGCTCACCACATGGTGATGATGAAATCCCAGAATCTCTGCCTCTGGAGACCTAGAAGGGGCTCTGAAAACCAGATCCCAAAATGAAGGGTTCTGCTCTGGGGGGGAGGGTGAAAAATCAGCACCTCTTCCATTTCAGGATCTGTTTGCCCATCTCTTAAGTCTAACCTTTAGGAGCACCCAGGTTGGGGAGGGGAGCTATGGGGCTTCAGTTTTCCTCAGCCCCAACCATCAAAGGAAACAGCCCTTAATAcatggaagagagagaaggaagatatGAAACAGCACATCACATGCAGAAAGCCCTAGGAAAACGAGAGTGAGAGGGAGATGATTCtagtttcctcagtttctccacctgAAAATGAAATAGCCCCCAATGACTCAGGAGGGATCATAAGATGGAGATGGAATGGAGGAGGAAAGAGGTCAATTTTCTTGTCTATGAATGAAACAGTCCTAAAGAGGTCCTGAAGTGAAAGTGGCCTCATGGCCAGTCATACCACAGATACATGCAGATAATGGCAAACagattttttccctccatttcccCTTCTATGAAATGAAACCATGGAGCTGTTAGGATGGGGATGGGAACATGAGTAGTGGGGAGTGGGAGTCCTTTggcttctgttaaaaaaaatggtcCACAAATAGGCCAAGGGAGGCCCTGGCATGGATatgggatgggggggggtgaATGGAGAACAGGGGAGTGATGGGGGGGGCCCTCTTCAGTTTCCAACATCTCCCTATGTGCAAAATGAGCACCCCCTCCCTAATAACTCAGCAGAGGGCTGGGATATAAGTGAGATGAGGGTCATGGAGGAGAACTGCGGGAGAGGGGGCTGGGGGGAT from Macrotis lagotis isolate mMagLag1 chromosome 4, bilby.v1.9.chrom.fasta, whole genome shotgun sequence includes the following:
- the PGAM1 gene encoding phosphoglycerate mutase 1; protein product: MAAYKLVLIRHGESAWNLENRFSGWYDADLSPAGHEEAKRGGQALRDAGYEFDICFTSVQKRAIRTLWTILDAIDQMWLPVVRTWRLNERHYGGLTGLNKAETAAKHGEAQVKIWRRSFDIPPPPMEPDHPFYSNISKDRRYADLTEDQLPSCESLKDTIARALPFWNEEIVPQIKEGKRVLIAAHGNSLRGIVKHLESLSEEAIMELNLPTGIPIVYELDKNLKPIKPMQFLGDEETVRKAMEAVAAQGKAKK